Proteins encoded in a region of the Acidobacteriota bacterium genome:
- a CDS encoding DUF1800 family protein, whose protein sequence is MRQLRIVVWDGVRTMTATLVLVLAVMAGSSSAQTGMLTSLTVANLSPAFDPAIKSYTIPRTSACSVPVTATLTYPAIHRMYVASSLTASGATARAWVCDGRTKIDIIVYQVWTEKARYTITVVDAPAPPPPPPPPPPPPPPPPPPPPTPSFEPTPLPSPIPPLSGDTLPQASPTDATTSERLLQQATFGPTPAEFAAVKAKGVNRWLAEQFQIPAGGIADGLDTNQLRSAMFLKMANGQDQLRQRMAFALGQMLVVSTNKLVNGYEVIPWVRLIEDHAFGNYRSILRDMTLSPSMGKYLDLANSLGSGGNAPNENFPRELMQLFTIGLYQLNMDGTFKKDAAGQLIPTYDQTVLKNVARALSGWTYPTQPGQQPQSRNQDYFVGLMEPRPTRHDAGAKTLFNGITLPAGQSVTKDLEDVIDAVFTHPNAAPFLATRLIRSLVTSNPTPAYIQRVATVFADNGQGVRGDLKAVLVAILTDPDAALAGAGDGRLRDPILHVAGLSRALGLTAANPNQFMYVLSNLGQSVLTPTTVFGYYSPLAPLPGDPTKFGPEFQLYGPALSIQRANFIYQILNSQFSSSFPVNLAPFTALAGNPAVLVEQVNQTLLFGRMSQELRQVLLAAAQATSDLKQRALGTLYLTAISNEFVVHFGVQ, encoded by the coding sequence TGATCCCGCGATCAAGAGCTACACCATTCCCAGGACGTCTGCGTGCTCCGTTCCGGTGACGGCCACCCTCACGTACCCGGCGATCCACCGGATGTATGTCGCGAGCAGCCTGACGGCGAGTGGCGCCACAGCACGAGCCTGGGTGTGCGACGGCAGGACGAAGATCGACATCATCGTCTACCAGGTCTGGACCGAGAAGGCGCGTTACACCATCACGGTGGTGGACGCGCCGGCGCCACCACCGCCTCCGCCCCCTCCTCCGCCACCACCACCTCCTCCGCCACCACCACCACCGACGCCGTCGTTTGAACCGACGCCGTTGCCGTCGCCGATTCCGCCGTTGTCAGGCGATACGCTGCCGCAGGCGTCACCCACTGACGCGACCACGTCAGAGCGTCTGCTGCAGCAGGCCACGTTCGGGCCGACCCCGGCGGAGTTTGCGGCAGTGAAGGCGAAGGGCGTCAATCGCTGGCTGGCGGAACAGTTCCAGATTCCGGCCGGCGGCATTGCCGATGGCCTCGATACGAATCAGCTTCGTTCCGCGATGTTTCTGAAGATGGCGAACGGCCAGGATCAGTTGCGCCAGCGCATGGCGTTTGCGCTCGGTCAGATGCTGGTGGTGTCCACCAACAAACTGGTCAATGGGTACGAAGTCATTCCGTGGGTGCGCCTGATTGAGGATCACGCGTTCGGCAACTACCGATCGATCCTGCGAGACATGACGCTGAGCCCGTCCATGGGCAAGTACCTGGACCTGGCGAACAGTCTTGGCTCCGGCGGCAACGCGCCCAACGAAAATTTCCCGCGCGAGCTGATGCAGTTGTTCACCATCGGGTTGTATCAGCTCAACATGGATGGGACCTTCAAGAAGGACGCGGCGGGGCAGCTGATTCCCACGTACGACCAGACCGTTCTCAAGAATGTCGCGCGCGCTCTCTCCGGTTGGACGTATCCCACACAACCAGGCCAACAGCCTCAGTCGCGCAATCAGGACTACTTTGTCGGGTTGATGGAGCCCAGGCCGACGCGTCACGACGCCGGCGCGAAGACTCTGTTTAATGGCATCACGCTTCCGGCCGGGCAGTCGGTCACGAAGGACCTGGAAGACGTCATTGATGCCGTGTTCACGCATCCCAACGCCGCGCCGTTCCTGGCCACGCGGCTGATTCGATCGCTCGTCACCAGCAACCCGACGCCGGCGTACATCCAGCGGGTCGCGACAGTCTTCGCTGATAACGGCCAGGGCGTCAGGGGCGATTTGAAAGCCGTCCTTGTGGCGATCCTGACTGATCCGGATGCGGCGCTGGCAGGGGCCGGTGACGGCCGGCTGCGCGATCCGATCCTGCATGTGGCCGGCCTCTCTCGAGCGCTTGGCCTGACGGCAGCGAATCCGAACCAGTTCATGTACGTGCTCAGCAACCTGGGCCAGTCGGTGCTGACGCCAACCACGGTGTTCGGCTATTACTCGCCGCTGGCGCCGCTGCCGGGTGACCCCACGAAATTCGGACCGGAGTTCCAGTTGTATGGGCCGGCACTTTCCATCCAGCGCGCCAACTTCATCTACCAGATTCTGAACAGCCAGTTCAGTTCTTCATTCCCGGTGAACCTCGCGCCCTTCACGGCGCTTGCCGGTAATCCCGCAGTTCTGGTCGAACAGGTTAATCAAACGCTGTTGTTTGGCCGAATGTCGCAGGAGCTGCGGCAGGTTCTGCTGGCGGCCGCTCAGGCGACGTCAGACCTGAAGCAGCGGGCGTTGGGCACGTTGTATCTCACCGCGATCTCCAATGAGTTCGTGGTGCACTTTGGAGTCCAGTGA